From one Lycium barbarum isolate Lr01 chromosome 6, ASM1917538v2, whole genome shotgun sequence genomic stretch:
- the LOC132645678 gene encoding shaggy-related protein kinase epsilon, translating into MNVMRRLKSIASGRSSVSDPGGDANASIKRVKVEQEVHQRVVGETQMENRCTTTVPKEDMASTSKETTAPSTSTMDTRIENSEVDELPKEMHEMKIKDEKADTLEDNLKDMEPAVVSGNGTETGQIIVTTVSGRNGQEKQTLSYMAERVVGTGSFGVVFQAKCLEAGESVAIKKVLQDRRYKNRELQIMRTLDHPNVVKLRHCFYSTTEKNEVYLNLVLEYVSETVYRVSRHYSRMNQHMPIIYVQLYTYQICRALNYMHGVLGVCHRDIKPQNLLVNPHTHQLKLCDFGSAKMLVPGEPNISYICSRYYRAPELIFGATEYTTAIDVWSAGCVMAELLLGQPLFPGESGVDQLVEIIKILGTPTREEIRCMNPNYTEFKFPQIKAHPWHKIFHKRMPPEAVDLVSRLLQYSPTLRCTALEACAHPFFDALREPNACLPNGRPLPPLFNFTAQELSGAPAELRKRLIPEHMRK; encoded by the exons ATGAATGTCATGCGTCGCCTTAAGAGCATTGCTTCTGGACGTTCTTCTGTTTCAGATCCT GGTGGTGATGCGAATGCGAGCATAAAGAGGGTGAAGGTTGAGCAAGAAGTACATCAAAGAGTGGTTGGTGAAACTCAAATGGAAAATAGATGTACTACTACAGTTCCAAAGGAGGATATGGCTTCTACGTCTAAGGAAACCACTGCCCCAAGTACATCAACAATGGATACTAGAATTGAAAATTCTGAAGTTGATGAGCTTCCTAAAGAAATGCATGAAATGAAAATCAAAGATGAAAAAGCTGATACTCTAGAGGATAATTTAAAG GATATGGAACCTGCTGTTGTTAGTGGTAATGGAACAGAAACTGGTCAGATAATTGTGACTACAGTGAGTGGTCGAAATGGACAAGAGAAACAG ACACTATCATACATGGCGGAGCGCGTGGTTGGTACTGGTTCATTTGGAGTTGTTTTTCAG GCTAAGTGCTTGGAAGCTGGTGAATCTGTAGCAATAAAGAAGGTCTTACAGGATAGGAGATACAAGAACAGGGAGCTTCAGATTATGCGCACGCTTGATCATCCTAATGTTGTGAAACTAAGACACTGCTTCTATTCTACTACTGAGAAGAATGAAGTCTACCTTAACCTTGTCCTCGAGTACGTGTCTGAAACTGTTTATCGAGTTTCAAGGCACTACAGCAGAATGAACCAACACATGCCTATTATATATGTGCAGCTATACACATATCAG ATATGTCGGGCTCTGAATTACATGCACGGTGTTCTTGGTGTATGCCATCGTGATATTAAACCACAGAATCTTTTG GTTAATCCCCACACACATCAGCTAAAGCTCTGTGATTTTGGGAGTGCAAAGATGTTG GTGCCCGGAGAGCCCAACATATCGTACATCTGTTCTCGTTATTACCGGGCCCCTGAATTGATCTTTGGGGCTACAGAGTACACAACTGCAATTGACGTGTGGTCTGCTGGTTGCGTTATGGCTGAACTACTTTTGGGACAG CCTCTTTTCCCTGGAGAAAGTGGCGTTGATCAGCTGGTCGAAATCATCAAG ATTTTGGGAACACCAACTAGAGAGGAGATTAGGTGCATGAATCCAAACTACACCGAGTTCAAGTTTCCCCAGATCAAAGCTCACCCGTGGCACAAG ATATTCCACAAAAGAATGCCCCCTGAAGCAGTAGATCTGGTGTCAAGGCTTCTCCAATATTCTCCAACTCTACGCTGTACCGCT TTGGAGGCATGTGCACACCCTTTCTTTGATGCTTTAAGGGAACCAAATGCTTGCTTGCCAAATGGGCGACCTCTGCCTCCCCTATTCAACTTTACAGCTCAAG AGCTCTCTGGTGCACCTGCTGAACTGCGGAAACGCCTTATTCCTGAACACATGCGCAAGTGA
- the LOC132645679 gene encoding pentatricopeptide repeat-containing protein At4g21065 — MLLFLMKILSWYSEAKFHHMSVQLHRTIQTFASSITRGPLVDKNKRLNELSKLGQTDEARKMFDKMPERDEFTWTTMVAAYANEGRLVEAKQVFKDVPIKNSITWSSLICGYCKHGFEIEGFELFWQMQSEGHRPSQFTLGSVLRMCAIKGLLSRGEQIHGYAIKTCFDMNVFVMTGLIDMYAKCKRILGAEFIFQIMSNGKNHVTWTAMINGYSQNGNALRAIKCFSSMRAQGIEANQYTFPGVLSSCAALCDLRFGVQVHSCIVNGGFEANVFVQSALIDMYSKCGDLHSAKKALELMEVNHAVSWNSMILGCVRHGLPEEAVSLFKRMYASDMEVDEFTYPSVLNSLACMHDVKNGKCLHCLIVKTGYQSSKLVSNALVDMYAKQGDLPCAMSVFNSMVEKDVISWTSLVTGCAHNGSYEEALKLFCEMRVAEIKPDQIITASVLSCCSELALLELGQQVHVDFIKSGLEASLSVDNSLMTMYANCGCLEDAKKVFNSMQVRNVISWTALIVAYAQNGKGKESLRFYDEMIASGIEPDFITFIGLLFACSHTGLVDDGNKYFNSMKKDYGIRPSPDHYACMIDLLGRAGKIQEAEKLVNEMDIEPDATVWKALLAACRVHGSTDLAEKASMVLFQLEPQDAVPYVMLSNIYSAAGKWEDAAKLRRKMKLKGVNKEPGYSWIEMNGVVHTFISEERSHPKSDEIYSKLDDVIALIKEAGYVPDLNFSLHDINEEGRERSLSYHSEKLAIAFGLLCVPKGVPIRIYKNLRVCGDCHNAMKFVSRVFDRHIILRDSNRFHHFKKGICSCGDYW; from the coding sequence ATGTTACTTTTCCTAATGAAAATTTTATCCTGGTATTCAGAAGCAAAATTTCACCATATGTCTGTGCAACTTCATCGCACGATTCAAACCTTTGCAAGTTCTATAACACGTGGCCCCTTAGTTGATAAAAATAAAAGATTAAATGAGTTGTCAAAACTGGGACAAACTGATGAAGCACGAAAGATGTTCGACAAAATGCCTGAGAGAGATGAGTTTACATGGACTACAATGGTTGCTGCGTATGCCAATGAAGGAAGGCTTGTTGAAGCAAAACAAGTGTTTAAAGATGTCCCAATCAAGAATTCAATTACTTGGTCTTCTCTAATTTGTGGATACTGTAAGCATGGTTTTGAAATTGAAGGATTTGAATTGTTTTGGCAAATGCAAAGTGAGGGACATAGACCAAGTCAGTTTACATTGGGAAGTGTGCTGAGAATGTGCGCGATAAAAGGTTTGCTTTCGAGAGGTGAACAGATACATGGATATGCTATTAAGACTTGTTTTGATATGAATGTTTTTGTTATGACTGGTCTTATTGATATGTACGCGAAATGTAAGCGTATCTTGGGAGCTGAGTTTATTTTCCAAATCATGTCAAATGGGAAGAATCATGTTACTTGGACTGCTATGATTAATGGATATTCTCAAAATGGCAATGCGTTAAGAGCAATTAAGTGTTTTAGTAGCATGCGTGCACAAGGGATTGAGGCGAATCAGTATACATTTCCGGGTGTTTTAAGTTCTTGTGCTGCACTGTGTGATCTAAGATTTGGGGTACAGGTACATAGTTGTATTGTTAATGGTGGTTTTGAGGCTAATGTGTTTGTTCAAAGTGCGTTAATCGACATGTATTCTAAATGTGGGGATTTGCATAGTGCTAAGAAGGCATTGGAACTGATGGAGGTAAATCATGCAGTTTCGTGGAATTCCATGATACTTGGGTGTGTGCGGCATGGACTTCCAGAGGAGGCAGTGTCTTTGTTCAAAAGGATGTATGCTAGTGATATGGAAGTGGACGAGTTTACTTACCCTTCAGTTCTGAATTCTCTTGCTTGTATGCACGATGTCAAAAATGGGAAATGTCTTCATTGCTTGATTGTTAAAACTGGGTACCAGAGCTCCAAGCTTGTAAGCAATGCACTTGTTGATATGTATGCTAAACAGGGAGACCTACCTTGTGCGATGAGTGTTTTCAACAGCATGGTTGAAAAGGATGTAATCTCATGGACATCACTTGTCACTGGCTGTGCTCACAATGGCTCTTATGAAGAAGCTCTGAAATTATTTTGTGAGATGAGAGTGGCTGAAATTAAACCAGACCAAATTATCACTGCTAGTGTTCTAAGCTGTTGCTCAGAGTTGGCACTACTTGAACTTGGGCAACAAGTTCATGTAGATTTTATCAAATCTGGCCTTGAGGCATCATTGTCAGTTGATAATTCTCTTATGACAATGTATGCCAATTGTGGGTGCCTTGAAGATGCCAAAAAAGTATTCAACTCAATGCAAGTGCGTAATGTGATCAGTTGGACTGCTCTTATAGTTGCTTATGCCCAAAATGGCAAAGGAAAGGAGTCTCTAAGATTTTATGACGAGATGATTGCAAGTGGAATAGAACCTGACTTCATTACATTTATAGGCCTATTGTTTGCCTGCAGCCATACCGGTCTTGTTGACGATGGAAATAAGTATTTCAATTCAATGAAGAAAGATTATGGGATAAGACCAAGCCCTGATCACTATGCATGTATGATCGATCTTTTGGGCCGTGCGGGGAAAATACAGGAGGCTGAGAAGTTAGTCAATGAAATGGATATTGAACCTGACGCTACTGTATGGAAAGCGTTGCTTGCTGCATGCAGAGTACATGGGAGCACAGATCTAGCAGAGAAAGCTTCAATGGTCCTCTTTCAGTTGGAACCACAAGATGCTGTCCCGTATGTTATGTTGTCAAATATCTATTCCGCTGCTGGAAAATGGGAAGATGCCGCAAAACTTAGAAGAAAAATGAAGTTGAAGGGTGTTAACAAAGAGCCTGGTTATAGTTGGATTGAGATGAATGGAGTGGTGCACACCTTTATATCTGAGGAAAGAAGTCACCCAAAGAGTGATGAAATTTACTCAAAACTTGATGATGTTATTGCATTGATCAAAGAAGCTGGATATGTGCCAGACTTGAATTTTTCACTTCATGATATCAATGAAGAAGGAAGGGAACGGAGTCTTTCTTATCATAGTGAGAAATTGGCTATTGCTTTTGGGCTTCTTTGTGTGCCAAAAGGAGTACCAATTCGGATTTACAAGAACCTTCGTGTATGTGGTGACTGTCATAATGCAATGAAATTTGTATCAAGAGTTTTTGATCGACATATCATTTTGCGAGATTCAAATCgttttcatcattttaagaaaggGATATGTTCTTGTGGGGATTATTGGTAG